The following coding sequences are from one uncultured Bacteroides sp. window:
- a CDS encoding glycoside hydrolase family 2 TIM barrel-domain containing protein, which translates to MKRFYLFLGAIVFVLGAWAQSTTLLQNVYARDITSLNGSWKAIVDPFDNGFYNYRLVENPNGFFKDQKPRDKSDLVEYSFDTAPQLLVPGDWNTQDEKLFYYEGSIWYKKDFNYTKKANTRLYLYFGAVNYLANVYLNGKPLGSHEGGFTSFHFDITDQVKDGHNFVVLRVNNVRKPEGVPTVNSDWWNYGGITRDVLLVETPEISVDDYLVQLPKGRYNEVSGYIQLNKPQAGVAVSLKIPELKISKKLLTDAKGKASFSYKAKPKLWTPENPKLYDVEIDNGDEVLRDRIGFRQIETQGKNLLLNGKKTFLRGISIHEEAPYRQGRIFSKEESEILLGWAKELGCNFVRLAHYPHNEHMVRAAEEMGLMVWSEIPVYWTIHWDNPDTYKNASAQLKNMMDRDKNRCAVIIWSVANETPHSDARDKFLAGLAHQVRAADNTRLLSMAMEVAGTKGNVSLVKDYMSRYVDIISFNNYLGWYGGTPEDCKTRQWEIPYDKPFFISEFGGGALQGMHGDKKERWTEEYQAELYKNTLDMYNRVDGFAGTSPWILMDFRSPRRQLNGIQDFFNRKGIISERGQKKEAFYVLQNFYKMKKEAFEKNGKK; encoded by the coding sequence ATGAAAAGATTCTATCTGTTTCTAGGAGCAATTGTTTTTGTACTTGGTGCTTGGGCTCAGAGTACTACTTTGCTTCAAAATGTTTATGCTCGCGACATCACTTCGCTTAATGGTTCATGGAAAGCTATTGTTGATCCTTTTGATAATGGTTTCTACAATTACCGATTGGTTGAAAATCCGAATGGCTTTTTTAAAGATCAGAAGCCGCGAGATAAATCGGATTTAGTGGAGTATAGCTTTGACACTGCACCGCAATTACTTGTGCCAGGCGATTGGAACACACAGGATGAGAAGCTTTTCTATTACGAAGGAAGTATTTGGTATAAAAAGGATTTTAATTATACCAAGAAAGCAAATACACGACTATATCTTTACTTTGGTGCAGTGAATTACCTGGCCAACGTATATCTTAACGGCAAACCTCTTGGCTCGCATGAAGGAGGGTTTACTTCGTTTCACTTTGATATAACAGACCAAGTAAAGGATGGCCATAACTTTGTTGTTTTACGAGTGAACAATGTACGTAAACCGGAAGGGGTGCCTACTGTAAACTCTGATTGGTGGAATTATGGTGGTATTACTCGCGATGTACTTTTGGTAGAAACACCTGAAATTTCTGTTGATGACTATTTGGTGCAATTGCCTAAAGGTCGTTATAATGAAGTGTCGGGGTATATCCAGCTAAATAAGCCGCAAGCAGGTGTTGCAGTCTCTTTGAAAATTCCGGAGCTTAAAATCAGTAAAAAATTACTGACGGATGCGAAAGGGAAAGCTTCTTTTAGCTACAAAGCAAAACCTAAATTGTGGACACCTGAGAATCCGAAGCTGTATGATGTGGAAATTGATAACGGCGATGAAGTGTTGAGAGATCGCATTGGCTTTCGTCAGATAGAGACGCAGGGCAAGAATCTCTTGCTTAATGGCAAGAAGACCTTCCTTCGCGGCATTTCTATTCATGAAGAGGCACCTTATCGTCAAGGAAGGATTTTTAGTAAAGAGGAATCGGAAATATTGCTAGGTTGGGCTAAAGAGCTAGGGTGCAATTTTGTGCGTCTGGCACACTACCCACACAATGAGCACATGGTTCGTGCTGCCGAAGAGATGGGATTGATGGTTTGGTCGGAAATTCCTGTCTACTGGACTATACATTGGGACAATCCTGATACTTATAAAAATGCTTCTGCTCAATTGAAAAATATGATGGATCGTGATAAGAACCGTTGTGCTGTTATTATTTGGTCGGTAGCCAATGAAACGCCGCATAGTGATGCTCGTGATAAGTTCTTGGCAGGCTTGGCACATCAGGTTCGTGCTGCGGATAATACCCGACTGCTGAGCATGGCAATGGAAGTTGCGGGAACGAAAGGTAATGTGAGTCTGGTTAAAGATTACATGAGTCGCTATGTGGACATAATCAGTTTTAACAACTATCTGGGCTGGTATGGCGGTACTCCTGAAGATTGCAAAACTAGACAGTGGGAGATACCTTATGACAAACCTTTCTTTATCAGTGAATTTGGCGGAGGAGCATTGCAGGGTATGCATGGCGATAAGAAGGAACGTTGGACGGAGGAATATCAAGCTGAATTATACAAAAATACGCTCGATATGTATAACCGTGTTGACGGTTTCGCAGGCACATCTCCGTGGATATTGATGGATTTTCGCTCTCCTCGTAGGCAGTTGAATGGCATTCAGGACTTCTTCAATCGCAAGGGAATTATCTCTGAAAGGGGGCAAAAGAAAGAAGCTTTTTATGTGCTTCAAAACTTCTATAAGATGAAGAAAGAGGCATTTGAGAAAAATGGTAAAAAGTAA
- a CDS encoding DUF4738 domain-containing protein, producing the protein MKKITYLLFLIAFGAFTACSGKKGNNSSERLALTEDTVIKPSLQRMQKSKSEKDIKYKGKDYHIFLSRTPNDSLPHVLSETAGTYVDNQIVLKITRGNDRVFSKTFTKKNFISVVDEKFYENSILEGMVFDKTTSEGMIFATSLSYPQTDLYMPVAVTITADGKMSMKKDEPMDNSVTE; encoded by the coding sequence ATGAAGAAGATTACTTATTTACTCTTTTTGATAGCTTTTGGGGCGTTTACAGCCTGTTCGGGCAAAAAAGGTAATAACTCAAGTGAGAGGTTGGCATTGACAGAGGATACTGTTATTAAACCCAGTTTGCAGCGTATGCAAAAGTCAAAAAGTGAGAAAGATATTAAGTATAAAGGTAAAGATTATCATATATTTCTTTCTCGAACGCCAAATGATTCCTTGCCACATGTGTTGAGCGAAACAGCAGGAACATATGTTGACAATCAGATTGTACTTAAGATAACTCGCGGTAATGATCGTGTTTTCAGTAAAACGTTTACTAAGAAGAATTTTATATCGGTGGTGGATGAGAAATTTTATGAGAACTCTATTCTTGAAGGAATGGTATTTGATAAAACGACTTCGGAAGGTATGATCTTTGCTACTAGCCTTTCTTATCCTCAGACCGATCTTTATATGCCTGTCGCTGTGACAATTACTGCTGATGGTAAAATGTCAATGAAGAAAGATGAGCCTATGGATAATAGTGTGACAGAATAG
- the corA gene encoding magnesium/cobalt transporter CorA has translation MKNNLLSEKLTYTGDSQTPTHLHLCSYSNRDRKESTGNTFASITPILDPKRINWLQVHGLKDTETIREICNHFEIDFLVLQDILNSDHPTKVEEHDKYTVLILKLFTFDKEEDELDKQQLCLIHGNNFVLTFLERDTTFFDDVTNAINKNILKICDKQSDYLLSVLLNSVMANYISVVSNIDDELEDLEEHLLTINNKYDIGARIQSLRRQYMQIKKSVLPLKEQYVKLLRSENDLMHKVNRPFFMDVNDHLQFVLQTLDICRETLSSLVDLYISNNDLRMNDVMKRLTVVSTIFIPLTFLVGVWGMNFKFMPELNWQYGYLMAWITMLIIGGCVYWFLKKKKWN, from the coding sequence ATGAAGAATAATCTGTTAAGCGAGAAACTAACTTATACTGGAGATAGCCAGACTCCTACCCATCTGCATCTATGCAGTTATAGCAACAGAGACAGGAAAGAGAGCACAGGCAACACATTTGCTTCTATCACCCCCATTCTCGACCCTAAACGGATAAACTGGTTACAGGTGCATGGATTAAAGGACACAGAAACGATTCGTGAAATTTGTAATCATTTTGAGATAGATTTTCTTGTTTTGCAGGATATTCTTAATTCAGATCACCCCACTAAAGTAGAAGAGCATGATAAATACACTGTTCTTATTCTTAAATTGTTTACTTTCGACAAGGAGGAAGACGAGTTAGATAAACAACAACTTTGCCTAATACATGGTAACAACTTCGTGCTCACTTTCCTCGAAAGAGATACGACATTTTTTGATGATGTGACAAATGCCATAAACAAAAACATCTTAAAGATATGTGATAAGCAGAGTGATTATCTGCTTAGTGTATTGCTCAACAGTGTAATGGCAAACTATATTTCCGTGGTGTCGAACATTGACGATGAATTAGAGGATTTAGAGGAACATTTGCTCACCATCAATAATAAGTATGACATCGGCGCACGTATCCAAAGCCTACGGCGGCAATACATGCAAATCAAAAAGTCGGTATTGCCACTAAAGGAACAGTATGTAAAGTTACTCCGCTCGGAGAACGACTTGATGCATAAAGTAAATCGACCTTTCTTTATGGATGTCAACGATCATTTACAGTTTGTGTTACAAACGCTTGATATTTGCAGAGAAACGCTATCTTCCTTGGTCGACTTGTATATATCCAACAATGACTTGCGGATGAATGATGTGATGAAACGGCTGACAGTGGTTTCGACCATTTTCATTCCACTAACTTTTCTAGTAGGTGTTTGGGGTATGAATTTCAAATTCATGCCCGAGCTCAACTGGCAATACGGCTATCTCATGGCATGGATAACAATGCTCATCATTGGAGGATGTGTATATTGGTTTTTAAAGAAAAAAAAATGGAACTAA
- a CDS encoding Smr/MutS family protein: MIYPQNFEQKIGFDQVRQLLQEKCLSPLGEERVAEMTFSDRFDVVEEKLNQLTEFVRIIQEEEGFPDQFFFDVRPSLKRVRVEGLYMDEQELFDLRRSLETIRNIVRFLQSKDEVDEESDAPYPYLKRLAGDITVFPQLITKIDGILNKYGKIKDNASTDLARIRRELANTVSGISRSLNGILRNAQSDGYVEKDVTPTMRDGRLVIPVAPGLKRKIKGIVHDESASGKTVFIEPAEVVEANNRVRELEGEERREIIRILTEFSSILRPSIDDILQSYEFLAEVDFIRAKSYFAIQTNALKPALENEQLLDWTMAVHPLLQLSLAKHGKKVVPLDIELNTKQRILIISGPNAGGKSVCLKTVGLLQYMLQCGMLIPMHERSHAGIFSNIFIDIGDEQSIEDDLSTYSSHLTNMKIMMKGCNEHSLILIDEFGGGTEPQIGGAIAESVLKRFNEKKTFGVITTHYQNLKHFAEDNESVVNGAMLYDRHLMQALFQLQIGNPGSSFAVEIARKIGLPEDVIADASSIVGSEYINADKYLQDIVRDKRYWEGKRQTIRQREKQMEETIARYENEMEELNKSRKEIIREAKEEAQRLLQESNAKIENTIRTIKEAQADKEKTRQARQELSDFKESVEKLKAKKQEDRIAQKMEKLRRKQERKASPTPAKTSEKKTETPIKLKVTTIAAGNYVKMKGQNTIGEVLEVKGKSAIVAFGSIKTTVKLDRLEIANKAPQKQENAKSTFVSSQTQDEMYEKKLHFKQDIDVRGMRGEEALQAITYFIDDAILIGMGRVRILHGTGTGILRTLIRQYLDTVSGVKSFNDEHVQFGGSGITVVDLA, encoded by the coding sequence ATGATATATCCACAAAATTTTGAGCAAAAAATAGGTTTTGACCAAGTCAGGCAGTTATTGCAAGAAAAATGCCTCAGTCCCCTCGGTGAAGAAAGGGTGGCGGAGATGACTTTTTCTGACCGTTTTGATGTGGTGGAAGAAAAACTAAACCAGCTTACTGAATTTGTGCGTATTATTCAGGAGGAAGAGGGTTTTCCTGATCAGTTCTTCTTTGATGTGCGACCATCGCTGAAACGAGTACGCGTAGAGGGACTATATATGGATGAGCAGGAGTTGTTTGACCTACGACGATCATTGGAGACAATCAGAAACATCGTACGCTTTCTGCAAAGTAAGGATGAGGTCGATGAAGAATCGGACGCACCGTACCCTTATCTGAAAAGGTTAGCGGGAGACATCACTGTATTTCCGCAACTGATCACGAAGATTGACGGCATACTTAATAAGTATGGCAAAATAAAGGATAATGCTTCTACGGACCTGGCACGCATCCGCAGAGAATTGGCAAATACGGTAAGCGGCATATCTCGTTCACTGAACGGCATTTTACGCAATGCCCAGTCGGACGGATACGTAGAAAAGGATGTGACGCCTACCATGCGAGATGGGCGACTGGTAATTCCGGTGGCTCCTGGACTTAAACGTAAGATTAAAGGAATCGTGCATGATGAGTCGGCTAGTGGAAAGACGGTGTTTATTGAGCCAGCTGAAGTAGTAGAAGCAAACAACAGAGTACGTGAATTAGAGGGTGAAGAGCGGCGAGAGATCATCCGTATCCTTACGGAGTTTTCAAGCATATTGCGCCCTTCAATTGACGACATACTGCAATCGTATGAATTTTTAGCAGAGGTCGATTTCATTCGTGCCAAAAGTTACTTTGCCATACAGACCAATGCATTGAAGCCTGCGTTGGAGAATGAACAACTTTTAGATTGGACTATGGCAGTGCATCCGCTTTTACAACTTTCGCTAGCTAAACATGGCAAGAAAGTGGTTCCGCTAGACATAGAGCTCAATACGAAACAACGAATATTAATCATATCGGGTCCGAATGCGGGGGGTAAGTCAGTATGCCTCAAAACGGTGGGTTTGCTGCAATACATGCTACAATGTGGTATGCTGATCCCAATGCACGAACGCAGTCATGCAGGCATTTTCAGCAACATTTTTATTGATATTGGTGACGAGCAATCTATCGAAGATGATTTGAGTACTTACTCTTCGCACCTGACTAACATGAAAATAATGATGAAAGGCTGTAATGAGCATAGCCTTATACTGATTGATGAATTTGGTGGAGGAACAGAGCCCCAAATTGGCGGTGCTATTGCAGAATCTGTATTGAAACGCTTCAACGAGAAAAAAACATTTGGCGTGATCACCACACACTACCAGAATCTGAAACACTTTGCTGAAGATAATGAAAGTGTGGTAAATGGAGCAATGCTTTACGACAGGCACTTGATGCAAGCTTTATTTCAATTACAAATAGGCAACCCAGGTAGTTCGTTCGCAGTAGAGATAGCCCGCAAAATCGGCTTGCCCGAAGATGTGATAGCAGATGCGTCAAGCATTGTAGGAAGTGAATATATCAATGCAGATAAATATTTGCAGGACATTGTGCGCGACAAACGTTATTGGGAAGGCAAACGGCAAACAATCCGTCAGCGTGAAAAACAAATGGAAGAAACCATTGCACGCTATGAGAATGAAATGGAAGAGCTGAATAAATCTCGCAAAGAAATTATTCGCGAAGCAAAAGAGGAAGCACAACGTTTGTTGCAGGAGTCTAACGCAAAGATAGAAAACACCATTCGCACCATTAAGGAGGCACAGGCTGATAAAGAAAAAACTCGCCAAGCAAGACAAGAATTGAGTGATTTTAAAGAATCAGTAGAAAAATTAAAAGCGAAAAAACAGGAAGATCGCATAGCACAAAAAATGGAGAAGCTACGTCGTAAACAAGAAAGAAAAGCCTCTCCCACTCCTGCGAAAACGAGCGAGAAGAAAACGGAAACGCCTATCAAACTGAAGGTCACAACCATTGCGGCAGGCAATTATGTTAAGATGAAGGGACAAAACACTATAGGTGAAGTTCTGGAAGTAAAAGGTAAAAGTGCCATAGTGGCTTTTGGCAGCATCAAGACAACAGTGAAACTGGACAGGCTGGAAATCGCTAACAAGGCACCGCAGAAGCAGGAGAATGCCAAAAGTACATTTGTCAGCAGTCAAACACAAGACGAGATGTATGAGAAGAAATTACATTTTAAGCAAGACATTGACGTGCGAGGCATGCGAGGTGAAGAAGCGTTACAAGCTATTACTTACTTTATTGATGATGCCATTCTCATAGGAATGGGTAGGGTACGTATTCTGCATGGCACGGGTACGGGCATCTTACGCACTCTTATTCGACAATATCTCGACACTGTATCAGGTGTGAAATCATTCAACGATGAACATGTACAATTCGGCGGATCAGGAATCACGGTTGTCGACCTAGCATAA
- a CDS encoding DUF4890 domain-containing protein, giving the protein MKRIAFFMIALLMVGGLAMAQRPHRRGMKMDPKERAEKMTERMTKQYSLNADQQKQLMEINLAFNEKMAKGNEDKKLEREQMFKKMRKNRDAYNSQLKKVMTEEQYALYTKRQAERRHRMGGGRRP; this is encoded by the coding sequence ATGAAAAGAATCGCATTTTTTATGATCGCCTTACTTATGGTTGGCGGTTTAGCGATGGCTCAAAGGCCTCATCGAAGAGGAATGAAGATGGATCCTAAGGAGCGTGCAGAGAAAATGACTGAGCGAATGACTAAACAGTATTCGTTGAATGCAGATCAACAAAAACAGTTGATGGAAATAAATTTAGCCTTTAATGAGAAAATGGCTAAAGGTAACGAAGATAAGAAACTCGAAAGAGAACAAATGTTTAAGAAAATGAGAAAAAACCGTGATGCTTACAACTCACAGTTGAAGAAAGTTATGACTGAAGAGCAGTATGCTTTGTATACAAAGAGGCAAGCTGAACGTCGGCATAGAATGGGAGGTGGAAGAAGGCCTTGA
- a CDS encoding glycoside hydrolase family 88 protein → MRNYCFTFCLLWLVALASCAQKPESSKEVIGIIHKVNNYWQARHPKHGRAFWDNAAYHTGNMEAYFLTKDPQYLKYSEAWAEHNEWKGAKSDNKKDWKYSYGETDDYVLFGDYQICFQTYADLYTIAPSEQKIARAREVMEYQMSTDKNDYWWWADGLYMVMPVMTKLHKITGNPLYLEKLHDYLAYADSIMYDAEAGLYYRDGRYTYPKHKTVNGKKDFWARGDGWVFAGLAKVLKDLPETDKYRPEYVSRFQTMAKAIAACQQSEGYWTRSMLDPEFAPGAETSGTAFFTYGFLWGMNNGLLSKEEYKSAAAKGWNYLKNTALQPDGRVGYVQPIGDRAIPGQVIDANSTTNFGVGAFLLAACEMARFLDNN, encoded by the coding sequence ATGAGAAATTATTGTTTTACTTTTTGTTTGTTATGGCTAGTTGCGCTGGCATCTTGTGCACAAAAGCCTGAGTCTTCTAAAGAAGTAATTGGAATTATCCATAAAGTAAATAACTATTGGCAGGCCAGACATCCCAAACATGGAAGGGCTTTCTGGGACAATGCTGCATATCATACTGGCAATATGGAGGCTTATTTCCTCACTAAGGATCCTCAATATCTGAAATATTCTGAAGCTTGGGCAGAGCATAATGAGTGGAAAGGTGCCAAGTCTGATAATAAGAAAGACTGGAAATATTCTTATGGAGAAACGGATGACTATGTTTTGTTCGGTGATTATCAGATTTGTTTCCAAACTTATGCCGATCTGTATACGATTGCGCCTTCTGAACAGAAGATAGCCCGTGCCCGCGAGGTGATGGAATATCAGATGAGTACCGATAAAAATGATTATTGGTGGTGGGCAGATGGTTTATATATGGTGATGCCTGTGATGACAAAGTTGCATAAGATAACAGGCAATCCCCTTTATTTGGAGAAACTTCACGATTATTTGGCTTATGCTGACAGTATCATGTATGATGCGGAAGCAGGTTTGTATTATAGAGATGGGAGGTATACTTATCCCAAACATAAAACGGTGAATGGAAAAAAAGATTTCTGGGCACGAGGCGATGGATGGGTCTTTGCTGGCTTGGCAAAAGTGTTGAAGGATCTGCCTGAGACAGATAAGTACAGACCGGAGTATGTATCACGCTTCCAAACAATGGCGAAGGCTATAGCTGCTTGTCAGCAATCAGAAGGTTATTGGACTCGTAGCATGCTCGATCCTGAATTTGCTCCTGGTGCCGAAACGAGTGGTACTGCGTTTTTTACCTACGGTTTTTTGTGGGGGATGAATAACGGGTTGCTCTCTAAAGAGGAGTATAAATCGGCTGCTGCAAAGGGGTGGAACTATCTTAAAAATACGGCTTTACAACCTGATGGTCGTGTGGGGTATGTTCAACCTATAGGCGACAGAGCTATTCCTGGTCAGGTCATTGATGCTAATTCGACAACAAATTTTGGTGTTGGTGCTTTTTTATTGGCAGCTTGTGAAATGGCACGTTTTTTAGATAATAATTAG
- a CDS encoding L-serine ammonia-lyase: protein MKSIKELYRIGTGPSSSHTMGPRKAAEIFLERHREAASFKVTLYGSLAATGKGHMTDVAINDTLQPVAPVEIVWQPKVFLPFHPNGMTFAAFDKNKKLIENWTVYSIGGGALAESGEESTIESRHVYEMDNMTEILNWCEHSGKNYWEYVKECEDEDIWDYLDVVWNTMKEAIRRGLEAEGVLPGQLNLRRKASTYFIRASGYKESLRSRGLVFAYALAVSEENASGGKIVTAPTCGSCGVVPAVLYHLHKSRDFSDIRIIRALATAGLFGNIVKFNASISGAEVGCQGEVGVACAMASAAANQLFGGSPAQIEYAAEMGLEHHLGMTCDPVCGLVQIPCIERNAYAAARALDANIYASFTDGIHRVSFDKVVQVMKQTGHDLPSLYKETSEGGLAKDYKQM, encoded by the coding sequence ATGAAATCAATAAAAGAGCTATATCGCATTGGCACAGGCCCGTCTAGCAGTCATACAATGGGACCGAGAAAAGCTGCCGAAATATTTTTGGAGCGACATCGCGAAGCCGCATCATTCAAAGTAACTCTCTATGGTAGTTTAGCTGCCACAGGAAAAGGACACATGACGGATGTTGCCATCAACGATACCTTGCAACCAGTTGCACCTGTCGAGATCGTTTGGCAACCCAAAGTTTTTCTCCCTTTTCATCCTAACGGAATGACTTTTGCAGCTTTCGATAAGAACAAAAAACTCATAGAAAACTGGACAGTGTATAGCATCGGAGGAGGTGCATTGGCGGAAAGTGGGGAAGAATCAACCATCGAAAGCAGACATGTGTACGAAATGGACAATATGACCGAAATTCTGAACTGGTGTGAACATAGTGGAAAGAATTATTGGGAATATGTGAAGGAGTGCGAAGATGAAGATATATGGGATTATTTAGATGTGGTATGGAATACGATGAAGGAGGCCATTCGTAGAGGATTAGAAGCAGAAGGTGTGCTGCCAGGACAGCTCAATCTACGCCGCAAAGCATCTACCTATTTCATTCGTGCCTCGGGATATAAAGAGTCTCTCAGATCACGAGGTCTGGTCTTTGCTTATGCGCTGGCAGTTAGTGAAGAAAATGCTTCAGGAGGGAAAATTGTGACCGCACCCACTTGTGGATCGTGTGGAGTAGTGCCCGCCGTACTCTACCATCTTCATAAAAGTCGTGATTTTAGTGATATACGCATCATCAGGGCATTAGCTACAGCAGGGCTTTTTGGTAATATCGTAAAATTCAACGCTTCTATATCGGGTGCCGAAGTAGGATGCCAAGGAGAAGTAGGCGTGGCTTGTGCCATGGCCTCAGCAGCAGCCAATCAACTATTTGGTGGCAGTCCGGCTCAAATAGAGTACGCTGCCGAAATGGGCTTGGAACATCATTTGGGTATGACATGCGATCCTGTATGTGGATTAGTACAAATACCTTGCATCGAGCGAAATGCTTATGCGGCTGCACGAGCATTGGATGCCAATATCTATGCCTCGTTCACTGACGGTATTCATCGTGTATCATTCGATAAGGTGGTGCAGGTGATGAAGCAAACAGGACATGATTTACCTTCTCTATATAAAGAGACTAGTGAAGGCGGACTGGCTAAGGACTACAAGCAGATGTAA
- a CDS encoding PDZ domain-containing protein, protein MKFKKKISYLFKTLFALFIIALAYFIYAVIWVHNFNADQDKIVKSLSPDFYQTSQIIRDPNGYFGVVAMINDQYTDTLMFDTQASSLAKPKILDQYKAEYWGRKPIPTFNFYKQIYFSKLYKVDDIKIGDCALKGVIFTSVPKDNGMYNTLYRTILGRSVIKSMVWKFDMDKNQMTMLPLKNEKLLQREGAGFTFIKNGINSFPLYSKQTDSLNLILDLGANYDVIIDKTVYKKLQRHHTPRRYVNFRRVGLTDTIAEFSGITMHCNGIIVPNCTLDYIPTINKNIAGNIFIGKMNFILANKDLYLQQRTDTLSNNHSGLATLGLSINVRNDNIYVTALEINGYAEKAGLKLGDKVISVDNGAINVDITSVSSGKLEKYIQEAECLILEIERDGARQSFTITSGKE, encoded by the coding sequence ATGAAATTTAAAAAGAAAATTAGTTATTTGTTCAAAACATTGTTTGCCTTATTCATTATTGCACTTGCTTACTTTATTTATGCAGTTATCTGGGTTCATAACTTCAATGCCGATCAAGACAAGATTGTCAAAAGCCTCTCTCCTGACTTCTATCAGACCTCTCAGATTATTCGCGACCCGAATGGTTACTTCGGAGTAGTTGCCATGATAAACGATCAATATACAGACACACTAATGTTCGATACTCAGGCATCATCTCTTGCCAAGCCAAAAATCCTTGACCAATACAAAGCAGAATATTGGGGAAGAAAACCAATCCCGACATTCAACTTTTACAAGCAGATCTATTTCTCTAAACTATACAAAGTTGATGATATTAAAATTGGGGACTGTGCATTGAAAGGGGTTATATTTACCTCTGTCCCAAAAGATAACGGCATGTATAATACGCTGTATCGTACGATATTGGGTCGTAGCGTGATAAAAAGTATGGTTTGGAAGTTCGACATGGATAAAAATCAAATGACCATGTTGCCGCTTAAAAACGAGAAATTACTACAACGTGAGGGAGCAGGTTTTACTTTTATTAAGAATGGAATAAATAGTTTTCCACTTTACAGCAAGCAAACCGACAGTCTTAACCTTATACTCGATCTGGGGGCGAATTATGATGTCATAATAGATAAAACAGTATATAAAAAATTACAGAGACATCATACTCCAAGAAGGTATGTAAATTTCCGGCGAGTGGGATTAACGGACACTATTGCTGAATTCAGCGGAATTACGATGCATTGCAATGGCATAATTGTTCCAAATTGTACATTAGATTATATACCTACAATAAATAAAAATATCGCTGGAAATATCTTTATCGGAAAGATGAATTTTATTCTTGCCAATAAAGACCTGTATCTCCAACAACGCACCGATACCCTCTCGAATAACCATAGCGGACTGGCTACGCTTGGTTTAAGCATCAATGTTCGAAACGACAATATTTATGTCACCGCTTTGGAGATAAACGGGTATGCGGAAAAAGCTGGATTAAAATTAGGCGACAAGGTGATATCTGTCGATAATGGAGCGATAAATGTAGATATCACATCTGTGTCAAGTGGTAAATTGGAGAAATATATTCAAGAGGCTGAGTGCCTTATTCTGGAAATAGAACGTGATGGAGCAAGGCAAAGCTTTACTATAACAAGCGGAAAAGAATAA